A single genomic interval of Spinacia oleracea cultivar Varoflay chromosome 6, BTI_SOV_V1, whole genome shotgun sequence harbors:
- the LOC110797765 gene encoding UDP-glucuronate 4-epimerase 3: MSQLKTIGHMADDIPSTPGKFKPEKSSVYFNRIRWYSSLSKLTLWSFLFLSLLLFLFFASPRLERHGDSFQTVSKTATAATWGGHDWELRVRQSARVKHGAHGLTVLVTGASGFVGTHVSMALRRRGDGVLGLDNFNNYYDPSLKRSRQKLLERAGIFVVEGDINDRDLLTKLFDVVAFTHVMHLAAQAGVRYAMENPKSYVNSNIAGLVNLLEVCKSANPQPSIVWASSSSVYGLNSKVPFSEKDRTDQPASLYAATKKAGEEITHTYNHIYGLSITGLRFFTVYGPWGRPDMAYFFFAKDMLKGKQIKVFEGPNHSTVARDFTYIDDIVKGCLGALDTAKKSTGTGGKKKGPAQFRIFNLGNTSPVSVTELVSILEKLLKVKANKKVLPLPRNGDVPFTHANITLAQKELSYKPTTALQTGLKKFVRWYSSYYSDSKKKSGSVW, from the coding sequence ATGTCGCAGCTCAAAACGATTGGTCACATGGCGGATGATATCCCATCAACCCCTGGAAAATTCAAGCCTGAAAAGTCATCGGTTTACTTCAACAGAATCCGATGGTACTCTTCCCTCTCCAAACTCACCCTCTGGtctttcctctttctctctcttcttcttttCCTCTTCTTCGCCTCACCCCGCCTTGAACGACATGGGGATAGCTTCCAAACCGTGTCAAAAACCGCCACCGCTGCCACCTGGGGCGGCCACGACTGGGAACTCCGCGTTCGGCAATCTGCACGGGTGAAGCACGGCGCCCACGGTCTTACCGTGCTCGTAACTGGTGCATCAGGCTTCGTTGGGACCCATGTTTCGATGGCGCTACGGCGGCGAGGAGATGGCGTTTTGGGTCTCGACAATTTTAACAACTACTATGACCCTTCTTTGAAACGATCTCGCCAGAAACTTCTAGAACGTGCTGGAATCTTTGTTGTGGAAGGTGATATCAACGATCGAGATCTTTTGACCAAACTGTTTGATGTTGTGGCCTTTACTCATGTGATGCATCTTGCTGCTCAAGCTGGGGTAAGGTATGCAATGGAGAACCCTAAATCTTATGTTAATAGTAACATTGCTGGACTTGTTAATTTGTTGGAAGTTTGTAAATCTGCAAACCCACAACCTTCAATTGTTTGGGCTTCTAGTAGTTCTGTTTATGGATTGAATTCAAAGGTTCCATTTTCTGAAAAAGATCGAACCGATCAGCCTGCGAGTTTGTATGCTGCTACTAAGAAAGCTGGGGAAGAAATTACTCATACTTATAATCACATTTACGGGTTGTCAATTACTGGGTTGCGTTTCTTTACTGTTTATGGACCATGGGGTAGGCCTGATATGGCGTATTTCTTCTTTGCGAAGGATATGTTGAAGGGGAAGCAGATTAAGGTGTTTGAGGGTCCAAATCATTCGACTGTTGCAAGGGACTTCACCTACATTGATGATATTGTGAAGGGGTGTTTAGGGGCGTTGGATACTGCCAAGAAGAGTACTGGGACTGGTGGGAAGAAGAAGGGGCCTGCACAATTTAGGATCTTTAATTTGGGGAATACTTCGCCTGTTAGTGTTACTGAGTTGGTTAGTATCTTGGAGAAGCTCCTTAAAGTGAAGGCTAATAAGAAGGTTTTGCCACTGCCTAGGAATGGGGATGTTCCATTTACACATGCCAATATCACTTTGGCTCAGAAGGAGCTCAGTTATAAGCCTACAACTGCTTTGCAGACGGGGTTGAAGAAGTTTGTTAGGTGGTATTCGAGTTACTACTCTGACTCGAAGAAGAAGAGTGGCTCTGTTTGGTga
- the LOC130462781 gene encoding uncharacterized protein, with product MGNKIASFIDYWFKPSSKPPQQPPPPQLPNDVLALIINKLDMVSLCRCTAASKKEFSHLLPGHVRSMSTPLPPSFLLPEKTTYWYGKFILYIIQKLKHYILTINTGGSGWIRSFFITVVCVPSFFFLFILIHTPRVSPSGRRFFRRLKRLEFVELVLPPPPTADYLTNPDKTWFRWDAKFMENGNYHLIFVIGDIIGNNKDVLYPREINPKEEFFKKAEVVVRHLTFHVFTRMYLSVSENELFFNILRNRQRCLMDSVGDLVSMDAGKNGRLRMQPAPDSKGRNRSSNNSNRGISHQSTVCYVPTSLKVPSNNGGSSMLMKNVWLLFMSGEDLVDDEGGSSVDDSVRGCVNNFEEVDDSRMELKEAVMSILADQNKREFEDAHFWENYES from the coding sequence ATGGGAAACAAAATAGCAAGTTTTATCGATTATTGGTTTAAACCAAGTTCGAAACCGCCGCAGCAACCACCGCCGCCGCAACTTCCAAACGATGTATTAGCCCTAATCATCAACAAACTCGACATGGTAAGCCTTTGCCGGTGCACCGCCGCCTCAAAGAAGGAGTTTTCTCACCTCTTACCCGGCCATGTCCGTTCCATGTCCACCCCATTACCCCCCTCCTTCCTCCTCCCGGAAAAAACAACCTATTGGTACGGTAAATTCATTCTTTACataattcaaaaattaaaacacTATATCTTGACGATAAACACAGGTGGTTCAGGTTGGATTCGTAGCTTCTTCATTACCGTCGTTTGTGTACCGTCGTTTTTCTTTCTCTTCATTTTGATCCACACGCCGAGAGTGTCACCCTCGGGGCGGCGGTTTTTCCGACGGCTAAAACGGCTCGAGTTCGTGGAACTCGTGCTTCCGCCACCTCCCACGGCGGATTACCTCACGAATCCTGACAAAACGTGGTTTCGGTGGGATGCTAAATTTATGGAAAACGGAAATTATCATCTTATCTTTGTTATCGGTGACATCATTGGAAACAACAAAGATGTTCTTTATCCTAGAGAAATAAATCCAAAGGAAGAGTTCTTCAAGAAGGCGGAGGTAGTAGTACGGCATTTGACGTTTCATGTGTTTACCCGTATGTATCTATCAGTTTCCGAGAATGAACTCTTCTTTAACATTCTCCGGAATAGGCAGCGTTGCTTGATGGACAGTGTCGGGGATCTTGTTAGCATGGATGCCGGAAAAAATGGGAGATTACGGATGCAGCCGGCGCCGGATTCCAAGGGCCGGAATCGCTCtagtaataatagtaatagaggtatttctcatCAATCAACGGTTTGTTACGTTCCTACGAGCTTGAAAGTACCAAGTAACAATGGTGGTTCAAGTATGCTAATGAAAAATGTGTGGCTTTTGTTCATGTCTGGTGAGGATCTAGTTGATGATGAAGGGGGTAGTAGTGTTGATGATTCAGTAAGGGGTTGTGTCAATAATTTTGAAGAAGTTGATGATTCAAGAATGGAGTTAAAGGAAGCTGTGATGAGTATACTGGCGGATCAGAACAAACGTGAGTTTGAAGATGCGCATTTCTGGGAAAACTATGAATCCTAG
- the LOC110797766 gene encoding 7-deoxyloganetic acid glucosyl transferase: MGSQREAAQPQQQQPPVQPPPSVLLLPLPLQGPINCFLKLAHLLTLSSDHLNITFLNAEFVHQRLPDLPTRLPRVNFSLFSDGVPGDDPRPPEKFASMVSFFENEVIRCLPEFLKSPAPATCLVVDGVFPAVVERAKELGIPVVYFSTLSPCCIWANSFLVPKLFDSGEVPFKKGMDLNEPVSDIPGEEEISLRWCDLPGICRTHDTTDPYIQLVLKECRELPKAQGHILNTFDDLEEHLLAELRSLCPNLYTIGPIHLHSRTRLEPVTEQRVTSNSLWQEDRNCITWLDSQPSESVIFVSFGSVVPMTIDQLIEFQYGLVNSGVRFLWVRRPGSLVGIEDSSLQVPTEILEERGFIVEWAPQEEVLAHRAIGGFLTHSGWNSTLESIVEGVPMLCWPNGIDQLVISRFVGDVWKIGIDMKDKCDRVVIEDMVRDLMVRRRDEFSKRADRLSKSAAQAVREGGSSWQGLHRLIQDIKFMRLQVHSETVPK; this comes from the exons ATGGGTAGTCAACGAGAGGCTGCGCAACCGCAACAGCAACAGCCACCAGTTCAACCACCACCATCGGTGTTACTCCTCCCCTTACCACTACAAGGCCCAATAAACTGCTTCCTAAAGCTAGCTCACCTCCTCACTCTCTCCTCCGACCACCTTAACATCACCTTCCTCAACGCCGAGTTCGTCCACCAACGACTCCCCGACCTCCCCACACGGCTTCCTCGTGTCAATTTCTCCCTTTTCTCCGACGGAGTACCCGGCGACGACCCCCGTCCTCCGGAGAAGTTCGCCTCTATGGTCAGTTTCTTTGAGAATGAGGTCATCCGATGTTTGCCGGAGTTCCTGAAATCACCGGCGCCGGCGACGTGCTTGGTTGTCGATGGGGTGTTTCCTGCGGTGGTAGAGAGAGCTAAAGAGTTGGGGATTCCGGTGGTTTATTTTTCGACGCTGAGTCCTTGTTGTATTTGGGCTAACAGCTTTCTGGTTCCTAAGCTCTTTGATTCTGGGGAAgttccattcaagaaag GGATGGATCTGAATGAGCCAGTAAGTGACATTCCAGGAGAAGAAGAGATCTCCTTAAGGTGGTGTGACCTTCCCGGTATTTGCCGAACTCATGACACAACAGATCCTTACATCCAACTAGTACTTAAAGAGTGCCGAGAATTGCCAAAGGCTCAAGGACATATACTAAACACTTTTGATGACCTAGAAGAACACCTACTTGCTGAACTCCGTTCTCTTTGTCCTAACCTCTACACAATCGGTCCAATCCACCTGCATTCTAGGACCAGACTAGAACCAGTAACCGAGCAAAGAGTAACATCCAACAGTTTATGGCAAGAAGATAGAAACTGCATAACATGGCTTGATTCTCAACCTTCAGAATCAGTTATTTTTGTAAGTTTTGGAAGTGTGGTTCCCATGACAATAGACCAGCTAATTGAGTTTCAGTACGGTCTGGTGAATAGTGGGGTGCGGTTCCTTTGGGTTAGGCGGCCCGGCTCACTAGTTGGAATCGAAGACAGTTCCTTACAAGTCCCAACAGAGATTCTGGAAGAAAGGGGGTTTATTGTAGAGTGGGCCCCACAGGAAGAGGTCCTGGCACACCGGGCCATTGGTGGGTTTTTGACTCATAGTGGGTGGAATTCGACACTGGAGAGCATCGTAGAAGGAGTGCCTATGCTGTGTTGGCCTAATGGTATCGATCAACTGGTGATTAGTAGGTTTGTGGGAGACGTGTGGAAGATTGGAATCGACATGAAAGATAAATGTGATAGGGTTGTAATTGAGGATATGGTGAGGGATCTTATGGTGAGGAGGAGGGATGAGTTTTCAAAGAGGGCGGATCGTTTGTCCAAGTCGGCAGCTCAAGCCGTGAGGGAAGGTGGGTCGTCGTGGCAAGGTTTACATCGTCTGATTCAAGACATAAAATTCATGAGACTGCAGGTACATTCTGAAACTGTACCAAAATGA